The Epinephelus fuscoguttatus linkage group LG19, E.fuscoguttatus.final_Chr_v1 genome contains the following window.
AGTAAGTATAAAACTTAATATAAAATAAGAACTTGTGAAACAAAATTAATGTTAAACAAATCGAGCTGACTGACTGGTACAGGTACTGCTCTGTCTGCTGACATtgtatgacatgtacataaataatatataatgtaCACCTGAAAGATGCCAGATTGTCTCTGGCATTGAACCAAGTATTTCAGCATTCTTGTCATTTACCTTCCTGATGCTCCCTGCCCCTGACCTGGCTCTTTGTGTGGTTATTTTGACCTCTgcctgtatttgtttttgttttagatttttgGACTTTTTATTCACCTAACTGTCATCTGTCTTATAGGTTTCTGTGTATTCTGCTTCAGTCAGCGTTTCACTTATTTACTTAAATGGAGTTCCTATGCCACAAAcacctgtttgttttgtaaactGAATGAAAAAAGTGATTGACACAATTAAGAGTAGTTAATACATCAGTTAAATGTGTCAACAATGAAAACATACATTGGACGGTGTTTCAGtactttacagtttttctcattagcttcagcacaaataaacacatacattatttatttttgcaaagaCCAACTGTGATGTTGTTTTTGCTAGTAGAGGGGTTCGTCATGCTATACACACATTACAGCCTATTTATAATGGATAAAATCATGGATGGATAACTGAAGTGGGGCCCAAAGGTGACAAAATCTCACTCAAAATAACACGtattgaccaggaagagactcataatgaccacaaaaagatgcaaacaaactgcagacgtaaaacaaccacagagacacacaaaattaccaaaaaaaaaaagaaacaaaattgcCACAAAGATACATGCTATTAATTGGTGAAATATCTATTCAGCATTCTCACACAACATCCCCTCCCACATCATGGTTGACTGGATGCATGGAGACAGTTCCTGCTCCTGTTGTGGagtaaatacacaaaaacaataatcaAGTTCCAGCTCTCGTCCTCACTGGCGACTGAAAGCACACAGCTCATGAGGTGAAGGTCTGAGGGTGAAGCCCACAACTGGTGTCAGATCCAGTTCATCCTCTGTGACTCCAGGTGGAGGAGTGAAACGAAAGCGCTGAAGGAGGGAGGTGAAGAAGAGGAACAGCTCCATTCTGGCCAGACTTTCCCCAAGACATGCCCTGCGACCTGTGAGAGCAAAGAGTTGCAGCGAGTTAAACTGGATCACGACTCTAGAAATGTGATGTATCTATGCAAAGTTGTTGTACCTGCAGAAAAGGGCATGAAGGCGTCTCTCCTGATAAATTTACCCTCCTTATCTAGGTAGTGGCAAGGGTTGAACGTGTGTGGGGTCTCACATTCGCTCTCATCATACAGGACAGAAGTAAGAAGAGGAAACACAGTAGTCCCCTAAAGTGTATTGCTAGATTAGATTAGAAAGCTTTATTAATTCCCAGTGTATTCCCAGTACAAAAAGCCATCTGAGGTGTAATCAACAGCTGAGACCACATCTTAAAGTGTTTATTAAAAAATCTGACCACTGGAACAAAAGACCTTCAGCAAGCATCCGAGTCTGTTAAAAAGACATTGTAATGGATGACCTTCATAATACAGaacagtttttagtttggctctTGTTGGCTTTGCTACAGTGAcctaaatggactgcacttgtatagagCTTTTCTAGGCCTCTGATCATTTAAAGCGCTTTAACAcagtcacccattcacacacacattaacacactggTGACTGAGGTTACCATGCAtgatgccacctgctactcagtaaccatttatatgcactcacacactgatggaacagccatcaggagcacaTTGGGGtccagtatcttgcccaagaatGCTTCGACATggggactggaggagccggggattgaaTCGCCACTCTACCTcagagccacagccacccactGATATCTACCATTAACACAGGTCTGGGTAACTTCTCATTTATTGCAATTGACTATTCTAAATAGTTGTAGTAGCTGGAGAACATCTCACATATACAAACTAAGCACTGCATTTGCCTCTGTGGAAAAGGCACtgctgggatttgaacccaggatCTCCTGTTTACTAGACAGGCGCTTTAACCAACTAAGCCACAGCGCCAGATGAAAATTAATAACACAAGTGACAAtatcaggttgttttttttaatcatggaATAAAAGCATTGTTTTCAGTGAGGAAAATATCCAATTGAAACTTAGTGTTCAATCAGGAGGACTTTCTGCTATATCCATCCACAATCCTCTCTCTATCCCACTTCCACTACTTCCACcgatcagctgactatgggtgttgcCTCTCCTAgttagccaatcaaactttgccacaatctccttcagccattcatgttgctgccGCCTAATTTTaactctgttctcctctctgctcctgtcagctgtcatccagctcctctcctcatctTGTCTCGTCTTGTCTCGTCTCCTCATCACCATTACCACCACCCACGTTTAGACTCCATAGGGGGGTTGTTAAATTACTACATCTTTACCACCCTCCTATACATGACATCACAATGGGGTTTTATCGCCAAAGACTTGTATGTGCACATATAAATAGTTATTTCTGTCTCCCAGAACGAGTCCCTCCTGACTGAACTACAACACTAGAATTACCACTTTGCATctgtatgcctccacaaacAAGTCAAGTTGCACCTCCagtccttgagtccaagtgaatatttgtaccaaatttcaaAACTCCCTCAagaccttcttgagatatcgcattcatgagaacgagacagatgcaaggtcacagtgacctttgtccaccaaattctaattattTCATCATTGAGTCACAGTGaacatttgtaccaaatttgaaacaaattcctcaaggtgttcttgagatgtcatgTTCAAAAGAATGGGATAGACGGATGGAGtactcaaaaacaaaatgcctccAGAAAGCATCTATTGCCGTTGTTGGGGCATAAATACAAATGTGTGTGGGCGACTGACCTCTTTGATAAAGTAGCCCTGGAAGGTGACGTCTTGGCTGGTTTTGTGAGGAAGGGCCAAGGGGACAAGGTTAGCAAATCTTTGTGACTCATGAATGACAGCATCAGTGTACGGCAGGTTCTTCCTGTCCTCTACTCCAACCTGACGACTTCCAACCACCctgtccagctcctcctggaccCGGTCTGGACTCACATAAAAATGACATGAATTTGAAAAGTTAACCCAATTTTATGCAAACACTGTAAATAGAATTTCACCAGAGATGAGCATGTGCGTATGTTTTTGCACCTTGAAAATGCGGGTACTTAGCAATGAAAAGCAAACACCATTTAAGAGTATATGCCATAGTGTCAGTCCCAGCTGCAAACAGATTCATCACACTGTAGGGAAGGTTGTCATCATGATAGTGCGAATCCTTGATTTCAGACTCCCGTAACACAGAAAAGAGGGATTATACACAATGAGTAACTGATCAGTAATATCAGCCAAGCAGTAGATTCACTGGAGTCGGACACCTCACCTCCAGATTCATCTTACAGGTCAGGGATGCATCAACAAAGCATCTGCACATCTCAGGGCTCAGAGTCTCCTTCAGCTTTGCTATTAAGCGTCTCACGTCATTCCTGTAGTCCTCCTTATTCTTCATCAAAACCCTCCAGCTTTTAAGACAAGGACCAAGCCAAGGAAACACATTGTATATCTGTAATGGAGCACAGTAATGAGGTCAAACAAGTCTGTAACATGCACAGCACTGTCAAATGTCCTTGTAAGCAGTGAGAGCCATTCCCCTACTTGGATGGATGCTGATCCACTCAGACGGATAGACTCGTTGTCTCTCTCCAACATAACGTGGAAGACAGGATCTCTTTAGTCAAACCTCTTTCCAAACATGATGGCGGATATAACATTTGAAGCAGCATAGTTAATTGTCTGGGTGTTGTCGAAGGCTTTACCTGGGAGAAGAAGAGTTGGATAGCAGAGGTGTACTTAGGCTTTATTTTCCATATCTGCACCAACAAAGTGATTTGGATTTTATTGCTctataaagcactttgaattacctgtgtgtatgaaatgtgcatacaaataaagctgccttgccttgcctattTCAATTCCTCCAATATATTCCCCTCAGTCTTACACATTTAAGTGGAGGAAACACATGCAGCTAAAAACTACAGGGTTTAAGCTTCATTTTGATGTACAGGTTGCaggggtttaaaaaaaaacacaggtgcCACATGAGGCTTTTGTCTCCCTACTTAAGTCATATGATGCCTCCTCCTCCCCAATCCAAGAGTAATAGCCAGGAACGGTTTGTGCTTTCAGAATCGGGTACATTCATTTCAGAGAGTAAGCATAACCTGTGCGATAATGTTGTGGTTCAGTAATTgttaaaaattgaaaatgaaggTTAtttaggagaaaaaaacagttacAACAGTATTCTTCCCTGTAATGCAACACTATGGGGGACATAGACAAAATGAAAgtttaaataacttaattcttcttcttttggaaCCAGAGGCAGCTCTCAAGTTATGATAGGCACCAGGTATGTCACAAACCCAAATCATCAAATacctgctttgtcagtggacgtTGGTGTCAGACACGGCGCAGGGAGGTACCTTCACAGCGTTTGGATATGCACCAGCCCGCAGCAGTATGTATGTAAAGTCTGTATGGGGCAGATGAGGAcagaggtggatgggtccaacaaactctggactttgaCCCGGtagcctgctgtttgtttctgtatgaattttatttatttttttattattgtgcaATAAGACATTTACATAAAGAGTGAAGACAAGTACATAATCAGCAGGGCAAACACCAGACCCAGCCATCAAAGCAGAGGCCAGAAGCACATTATAGCAGTGGCATGACAAAGGGCAGCCAGAGCTATCCCAACCCAGTGTGTGggccctttatttatttatttatttatttatttttccattattaTACTTTTGTTCTGTGTGAatattaagccaaaccatgatgtcgAGTGGTTGTGACTGTATGTATCATGTATGACAGTCTATCATCAGGCCAAAGTGGCACCCCTCTGGGAAGCGTCCTGGTTGCTCCAAACTTCCTAATTTCAGACTTAGGGAGGCCACTGTGCTCTTGAGAACCCTCAGTGCAGCAGAACTTTTTTTGTAGCCTTTGCAATATCTGTGCCCCAACACAACCCATTTCTCTGAGCCCTGTAGGCAGTTACTACGACTTAATAGCTTTGTTTTTGCTCTGCTATGCATTGTCACCTGTGAAACCTTTCACAGACAGGTTTGTGCCTTTCCAAATTATGTCCAGTCAATTGAATTTACAAGACATGGAATCCAATCAAGGTGTAGAAACATCTCAAAGATAAGCAAGAGAAATGGAGGAAACCCGGGCTAAATTTCAAATATAATTTTATGTACCTCTTACAGGGTACTGTGGGGTGACTTTAGAGGCGGCAAACTGCCAAACACAAGCATCGGCCTGCGTCCAGGAGGCTCCTTTCTTCGAGACAAGTTAGAGCACAGTGGTTGCTAGATATCACTGTATATTCAGGGTACATAATCCTCCAAATATGGTCTGGCTTTGGAGCCTCCCTTCTTTGATGGTCAAGGTTTGGGAAGAAAATGCATACAAGATGAGTAGGGTCATGACAGTGCCCAGTAGAGTAGCTGTACTGGGGGACTGCAACATGACAGCCACCCTTTCAACAAAGTCAGGGACAAAAATGTTGCGTTTTATGTTGTGTGAATATTGGAAGAAGCCTGAGGCGATTTGTTGGTCAGGACACAAAACCAAGAGACAAAAGTTATTGATTTCCTCATCGGTGTTTACTCAGGGATGTGCAGTGTACAGAATCCTCCAAATATGGGCAGGAAAAATCTACAAACTTTACATATATAAATGACATTAATAACTTCAAACAATAAACATAAGCCAAGGAGCAAACAGACTGCATAATGAGTACCTGGTTATACTAGAAGTCTATAACACAGCCTGCACAACAACTGCTGTAGATATTCTGGTAATAGAAGAGAGCTAACACTGCCCTCTAATGGGCCAGTCTTTTACTGCAACATAACTGGACTTCATCAGAGCAAACGGAGCATGACTGAATTTCTGCAACTCAACACATTTAGATCTGTACCCTAATATTCGGCTTTATTGCTAACCAACATACACAGTAGTCTCTCTGTAACAGACACCACAACAACTGTTTtgtcttattatttatttctcttttccttTGGTCTCATGTTTTTCTCATCTTACCTTTTATGACCCCTTTGTCACATTTAAATGACATGCATTTCAAAACACTTCCAAACTGCTCCTGTTTGAAACGATATAGCAACATGTTGTTAACTGGTGAAATATCGACACAACATTCTTACACAACATCCCATCCCACATCATGGGTGCTGGAGTGACCACAAGTTGCATGGAGAAAGTTTCTGCTCCTTTTGTGGAATAAATACACAGAAACGATAATCAAGTTCCAGCTCTCGTCCTCACTGGCGACTGACGGCACACAGCTCATGAGGTGAAGGGCCGAGGGTGAAGCCCACAACTGGTGTGAGATCCAGTTCATCCTCTGTGACTCCAGGTGGAGGAGTGAAGCGAAAGCGCTGAAGGAGAGAGGTGAAGAAGAGAAACAGCTCCATTCTGGCCAGACTCTCTCCCAGACACACCCTGCGACCTGAGAGAGCAAAGAGTTGCAGCGAGTTAAACTGGATCATGTCTTTAGGATTGTGATATATCTATGCACAGTTGTTGTACCTGCAGAAAAGGGCATGAAGGCGTCTCTCCTGATAAATTTACCCTCCTTATCCAGGAAGTGGGAAGGGTTGAAAGTGTGTGGGGTCTCCCATTCGCTCTCATCATACAGGACAGAAGTAAGAAGAGGAAACACAGTAGTTCCCTGCAGCCAAAAGCAGAGACCAAGGTGTATTGTTTAAAATCTTGGAACCACAGAATTGTTTTCAGAGAAGAAAATATCTAACAAAGGCAAATGTGTGTAGGCAACTGACCTCTTTGATAAAGTAGCCCTGGAAGGTGATGTCTTGGCTGGTTTTGTGAGGAATAGCCAACGGGACGATGTTAGCCAGTCTTTGTGACTCATGAATGACAGCATCAGTGTACGGCAGGTTCTTCCTGTCCTCTACTCCAACCTGACGGCTTCCAACCACCctgtccagctcctcctggaccCGGTCTGGACTCACATAAAATTGAGATTACTCATTAAAAGGGTGTTCCCTGTCACTTCAGCATTGATTTCCTGTTATTGAGACGACCAGCTCTGAGAACAACTGCTTCTCCTCGCATAACCAAATTTGACCTGAATCGATGTCAGATAATTTAGCTGAAGTCACATCAGGATAATAAGTTTATGTCAGGGTCACATACACTATAACACAAGCATGTAGGTATGTTTTTGCACCTTGAAAATGCGGGTACTTTGCCATAAACAGGAGGCACCACTGAAGTGTATATCCCATCGTATCAGTCCCAGCTGCAAACAGATTCATCACACTGTAGAGAAGGTTGTCATCATGATAGTGCGAATCTTTGATTTCAGACTCCTGTAACACAGAAAAGAGGGATTATACACAATGAGTTACTGATCAGTAATATCAGCCACGTAGTGGATTCACTGGAGTCGGACACCTCACCTCCAGATTCATCTTACGGATGAGAAATGCATCTACAAAGCATCTGCACATCTCAGAGTTCAGAGTCTCCTTCAGCTCAGCTACTTTGCTTTTTATTTCCTCCTTGTTGTCTTCCACATTCTTCATCAACACCCTCCAGTTTTGAAGACAAGGGCCAAGCCAAGGAAACACATTGTATATCTGTAATGGAGCACAGTAATCAAATGTTTATGTGTCAAGATAAAATACATCTTTATTATGACATATGGCAGCCGCAGATCTTAAGTTCCAGGTGGTTTCAATCAATCTGTGTTTTAATTTGGTTTTGCATTCAGTTGT
Protein-coding sequences here:
- the LOC125879010 gene encoding cytochrome P450 2K1-like is translated as MFEDLFQSSTSVSLLVAIVGLLVLHLFYSSFSSQDNKREPPGPKPLPLLGNLLHVDLKQLDSSLLNLSKKYGPVFTVYFGRKKVVVLAGYRTVKQALINHAEEFGDRAVTPIFYDFNKEHGIIFSNGDSWKEMRRFALTTMRDFGMGKRISEGKIIEECRYLIEEFEQHEGKAFDNSHTINYAASNIISAIMFGKRFEYKDPVFQVMLKRDHETIRLTGSASIQIYNVFPWLGPCLQNWRVLMKNVEDNKEEIKSKVAELKETLNSEMCRCFVDAFLIRKMNLEESEIKDSHYHDDNLLYSVMNLFAAGTDTMGYTLQWCLLFMAKYPHFQDRVQEELDRVVGSRQVGVEDRKNLPYTDAVIHESQRLANIVPLAIPHKTSQDITFQGYFIKEGTTVFPLLTSVLYDESEWETPHTFNPSHFLDKEGKFIRRDAFMPFSAGRRVCLGESLARMELFLFFTSLLQRFRFTPPPGVTEDELDLTPVVGFTLGPSPHELCAVSRQ